The DNA sequence TGGAGTGAATGAGAAATACAATGAATTGTAATTTGAAAGATTGAGGAGTTAAAATAAATATGAATTTTTTAATCTTTTTTTAAGTTGTTTTAAGTTATTTAATGAATTTAAGTTTTAAAATATTAAATCAAAATATTTAACTATAGATTATATTGCCAATAAATAAGCTAAATCTTCTGCTATAAAACCATCTGATGTACTTATATAGTTCAATACTCAAGCGCCAGCGCTCTATAAAAATGTATCATTTATTTGGAGAATATGGTCCGTGGGAAGAAAAAGTCGCACCCATTTTACGACGTGCTCATGAATTATGTCCAGATGAACCAATTTATGCTTATTCTTATCTCGGGTCACTCTCAAATACTTACGGAACAAATGGAAATTAATTACATCATATCCAGAACATTTTAGAGGATTGCTTTAAAGGAGAGGGACTATTATCCGACTACTTTAAAAGTATATACGCTCAGTGATAGGGAGGATTTCTAACAATCGTGAAATAGCCTTCAAAAAAACGTTTTCAAAACCGAACGTTCGGATAAAATAAGTAGTTAAATTTCGTTTTTTATGGTTGACTGATGAATTTGACCATGCTACGATGTGTCTGTTCTTATTTTTCATACCACTAAAAAAACATAAATAATGCCGTATAATTCTGGGGATAGGGCCCGGAAGTCTCTACAGGAACACCGTAAAGGTTCCTACTACGGCGCACATGCAATATTGTGCGCTTATTGAAACGGCTTTTACCGCTTAGGTAAGGGTCGTTTTTTGTTTTCTAAGGAGACGGCTTATTTGGAAGGAAGGCAATCATGAGCACACAATTGAAACAGCCACACCAACCGAAAGCAAAAGAAAATGCGATTGCGCGTTTCTTTGATTTCAATGGGCTCGGTACGAACATGCGTACAGAGTTCATCGCCGGCATGACGACATTCTTCGCCATGGCGTACATCTTATTCGTCAATCCGAATACATTAGCTGAAGCAGGCATGGATGCAGGAGCGGTCTTCGGTGCCACAGCACTCGTCGCGATCATCGGTTCCGTTACGATGGGATTACTAGCGAACTATCCAATTGCGCTTGCACCAGGAATGGGACTAAATGCTTTCTTCGCCTATAGTGTCGTTATCGGAATGGGTATTCCGTGGCAAACTGCACTCTCAGGCGTTCTCGTTTCAGGTCTTGTTTTCATGGTGTTGACGGCTTCAGGTATTCGAGAGGTCATCATCAACGCAATTCCAGAGCCGTTGAAAATGGCTGTTGCAGCAGGTATCGGATTGTTCATCGCGTTCATCGGTTTAAAAACAGGTGGTCTCGTCGTTGCGAATGAAGCGACACTCGTCTCACTCGGTGATTTAAGTAAAGGAACAACACTTCTCGCGGTATTTGGTCTTGTCGTATCTGCGGTCCTGATGACGCGTGGTGTCAAAGGGGCGATTTTTTTCGGAATGATCGTGACGGCGATTGCTGGAATGATCTTCGGTTTGATTCCAGTCCCAACAAGCCTTGGTGAGATCGTTTCAGCACCACCGAGTATCGCGCCAACATTTGGACAGGCATTCCTCCACTTTGATGAAATCTTCACGGTTCAAATGATGATCGTCATTTTGACTTTCTTCTTCGTTGATTTTTTCGATACAGCAGGTACATTGGTTGCAGTAGCAAACCAAGCTGGTCTGATTAAAGAAAATAAAGTACCGCGTGCTGGTCGCGCATTGATCGCTGACTCAACAGCGACGGTAGCAGGTTCGATTCTTGGAACATCAACAACGGTTTCTTACGTTGAATCCAGTGCAGGGGTCGCAGCAGGTGGTCGTTCAGGTATGACGGCAATCGTCACAGCATTGTTCTTCGGTCTTGCTTTATTCTTCTCGCCATTACTTGCAATCATCACAGCACCGGTCACAGCGCCTGCATTGATCATCGTCGGTGTCCTGATGGCAGCTTCATTGCTCCAGATCGATTGGAAAAAATTCGAGTATGCGGTTCCCGCGTTCTTGACCGTCATCATGATGCCGTTAACGTATTCAATCGCAA is a window from the Exiguobacterium sp. BMC-KP genome containing:
- a CDS encoding NCS2 family permease, which codes for MARFFDFNGLGTNMRTEFIAGMTTFFAMAYILFVNPNTLAEAGMDAGAVFGATALVAIIGSVTMGLLANYPIALAPGMGLNAFFAYSVVIGMGIPWQTALSGVLVSGLVFMVLTASGIREVIINAIPEPLKMAVAAGIGLFIAFIGLKTGGLVVANEATLVSLGDLSKGTTLLAVFGLVVSAVLMTRGVKGAIFFGMIVTAIAGMIFGLIPVPTSLGEIVSAPPSIAPTFGQAFLHFDEIFTVQMMIVILTFFFVDFFDTAGTLVAVANQAGLIKENKVPRAGRALIADSTATVAGSILGTSTTVSYVESSAGVAAGGRSGMTAIVTALFFGLALFFSPLLAIITAPVTAPALIIVGVLMAASLLQIDWKKFEYAVPAFLTVIMMPLTYSIATGIAFGFLFYPVTMIAKGRAKEVHPIMYVLSLGFLGYFIWLH